Proteins from a single region of Streptomyces sp. Tu 3180:
- the rpmJ gene encoding 50S ribosomal protein L36, protein MKVKPSVKKICDKCRVIRRHGRVMIICENPRHKQRQG, encoded by the coding sequence ATGAAGGTCAAGCCGAGCGTCAAGAAGATCTGCGACAAGTGCAGGGTGATCCGCCGTCACGGCCGGGTCATGATCATCTGCGAGAACCCGCGCCACAAGCAGCGCCAGGGCTGA
- a CDS encoding DNA-directed RNA polymerase subunit alpha has protein sequence MLIAQRPSLTEEVVDEFRSRFVIEPLEPGFGYTLGNSLRRTLLSSIPGAAVTSIRIDGVLHEFTTVPGVKEDVTDLILNIKQLVVSSEHDEPVVMYLRKQGPGLVTAADIAPPAGVEVHNPDLVLATLNGKGKLEMELTVERGRGYVSAVQNKQVGQEIGRIPVDSIYSPVLKVTYKVEATRVEQRTDFDKLIVDVETKQAMRPRDAMASAGKTLVELFGLARELNIDAEGIDMGPSPTDAALAADLALPIEELELTVRSYNCLKREGIHSVGELVARSEADLLDIRNFGAKSIDEVKAKLAGMGLALKDSPPGFDPTAAADAFGADDDADAGFVETEQY, from the coding sequence ATGCTGATCGCTCAGCGTCCCTCGTTGACCGAAGAGGTCGTCGACGAGTTCCGCTCCCGGTTCGTGATCGAGCCGCTGGAGCCGGGCTTCGGCTACACCCTCGGCAACTCCCTCCGCCGCACCCTCCTGTCGTCGATCCCCGGTGCCGCCGTCACCAGCATCCGCATCGACGGCGTCCTGCACGAGTTCACCACCGTGCCGGGCGTCAAGGAGGACGTCACCGACCTGATCCTCAACATCAAGCAGCTGGTCGTCTCCTCGGAGCACGACGAGCCGGTCGTGATGTACCTGCGCAAGCAGGGCCCGGGTCTGGTCACCGCCGCCGACATCGCGCCCCCGGCCGGTGTCGAGGTGCACAACCCCGACCTGGTCCTCGCCACGCTCAACGGCAAGGGCAAGCTGGAGATGGAGCTGACCGTCGAGCGCGGTCGCGGCTACGTCTCCGCGGTGCAGAACAAGCAGGTGGGCCAGGAGATCGGCCGGATCCCGGTCGACTCGATCTACTCGCCGGTCCTCAAGGTCACCTACAAGGTCGAGGCGACCCGTGTCGAGCAGCGCACCGACTTCGACAAGCTGATCGTCGACGTCGAGACCAAGCAGGCCATGCGTCCGCGTGACGCCATGGCGTCGGCCGGCAAGACCCTGGTCGAGCTGTTCGGTCTGGCCCGCGAGCTCAACATCGACGCCGAGGGCATCGACATGGGCCCGTCCCCCACGGACGCCGCCCTCGCCGCCGACCTGGCGCTGCCGATCGAGGAGCTGGAGCTCACCGTCCGGTCGTACAACTGCCTCAAGCGTGAGGGCATCCACTCCGTGGGTGAGCTCGTCGCCCGCTCCGAGGCCGACCTCCTGGACATCCGCAACTTCGGTGCGAAGTCCATCGACGAGGTCAAGGCGAAGCTGGCCGGCATGGGCCTGGCCCTGAAGGACAGCCCGCCCGGATTCGACCCGACCGCCGCCGCGGACGCCTTCGGCGCCGACGACGACGCGGACGCCGGGTTCGTCGAGACCGAGCAGTACTGA
- the truA gene encoding tRNA pseudouridine(38-40) synthase TruA: MSDEVQPGFVRIRLDLSYDGADFHGWAKQAGGRRTVQGEIEDALRTVTRSGTTAYELTVAGRTDAGVHARGQVAHVDLPLDVWGEHRGKLLKRLAGRLPKDVRVWALREAPAGFDARFSAVWRRYAYRVTDNPGGVDPLLRGHVLWHDWPLDVDAMNEAARALLGEHDFAAYCKRREGATTIRTLQELSLVRGEDGIITATVRADAFCHNMVRSLIGALLFVGDGHRPPDWPGKVLAAGVRDSAVHVVRPHGLTLEEVGYPADELLAARNREARNRRSLPAAGCC; the protein is encoded by the coding sequence GTGAGTGACGAAGTACAGCCCGGGTTCGTGCGCATCCGCCTCGACCTGTCCTACGACGGCGCCGACTTCCACGGCTGGGCCAAGCAGGCCGGGGGCCGGCGGACCGTGCAGGGGGAGATCGAGGACGCGCTGCGGACCGTGACCCGGTCCGGGACGACGGCGTACGAGCTGACCGTGGCCGGACGCACCGACGCCGGGGTGCACGCGCGCGGGCAGGTGGCACACGTCGACCTGCCCCTCGACGTGTGGGGCGAGCACAGGGGGAAGCTGCTGAAGCGGCTCGCCGGGCGGCTGCCGAAGGACGTGCGGGTGTGGGCCCTGCGGGAGGCGCCGGCCGGTTTCGACGCCCGGTTCTCGGCGGTCTGGCGGCGCTACGCCTACCGGGTCACCGACAACCCGGGCGGGGTGGACCCGCTGCTGCGCGGGCACGTGCTGTGGCACGACTGGCCGCTCGACGTCGACGCGATGAACGAGGCCGCGCGGGCGCTGCTGGGGGAGCACGACTTCGCCGCGTACTGCAAGCGGCGGGAGGGCGCGACGACGATCCGCACGCTCCAGGAGCTGAGCCTGGTGCGCGGTGAGGACGGGATCATCACGGCGACCGTCCGGGCCGACGCCTTCTGCCACAACATGGTGCGCTCGCTGATCGGCGCGCTGCTGTTCGTCGGCGACGGCCACCGCCCGCCGGACTGGCCGGGGAAGGTGCTGGCGGCGGGGGTGCGGGACTCGGCCGTGCACGTCGTGCGCCCGCACGGGCTGACCCTGGAGGAGGTCGGCTACCCGGCGGACGAGCTGCTGGCGGCCCGGAACAGGGAGGCCCGCAACAGGCGGTCGCTGCCGGCGGCGGGGTGCTGCTGA
- a CDS encoding CapA family protein: MGRVVTILLAAGLTASCASGTEEPQAKPGGRSFTVAAAGDVLIHPELVEQAAKDAEETGEGEAGLDFGPLLAGVKPVISKADLAICHMETPVGKPEGPFEGYPEFLVPPQVLTALKDVGYDTCSTASNHTYDHGLTGVRRTLDVMDEVGLGHTGSARSAEEAKRINIREVNGVKVAHLAYSWESFLNPTPEKQKWAFNRLSTEEIKKAETRARGQGAEVVILTVHWGLEHYNEPSVPQLQLAQRLTEETGVDLVIGHHAHVVQPVQKVNGTWIAYSLGNQVARHSSPKGITEEGAIGWFEFRETTEGWDVTARYRTTLVDIPSEVEPGEKVPDGAVVDHRLVDVQRVLDEPGDLSEERLARYRLAADRTRGFLYNRGAPGGDGLEPLSLGE, translated from the coding sequence ATGGGTCGAGTGGTCACCATTCTGCTGGCGGCCGGACTGACCGCCTCCTGCGCCTCCGGGACCGAGGAGCCGCAGGCGAAGCCGGGTGGCCGTTCGTTCACCGTGGCCGCCGCGGGGGACGTCCTCATCCACCCGGAGCTGGTCGAACAGGCGGCCAAGGACGCCGAGGAGACCGGTGAGGGGGAGGCCGGGCTCGACTTCGGGCCGCTGCTCGCCGGGGTGAAGCCGGTCATCAGCAAGGCCGACCTGGCGATCTGTCACATGGAGACGCCCGTCGGGAAGCCCGAGGGGCCCTTCGAGGGCTACCCGGAGTTCCTGGTCCCGCCGCAGGTCCTGACGGCCCTGAAGGACGTGGGCTACGACACCTGCTCGACGGCCTCGAACCACACGTACGACCACGGGCTGACGGGCGTGCGGCGCACCCTGGACGTCATGGACGAGGTGGGTCTCGGGCACACCGGGTCGGCGCGCTCCGCCGAGGAGGCGAAGCGGATCAACATCCGCGAGGTCAACGGGGTCAAGGTCGCGCACCTCGCCTACTCCTGGGAGTCCTTCCTCAACCCGACGCCCGAGAAGCAGAAGTGGGCGTTCAACCGGCTCAGCACGGAAGAGATCAAGAAGGCCGAGACCCGGGCCCGGGGGCAGGGCGCCGAGGTGGTCATCCTCACCGTCCACTGGGGGCTGGAGCACTACAACGAGCCGAGCGTGCCGCAGCTGCAGCTGGCGCAGCGGCTCACCGAGGAGACCGGTGTCGACCTCGTGATCGGCCACCACGCCCACGTGGTGCAGCCGGTCCAGAAGGTGAACGGCACCTGGATCGCCTACAGCCTCGGCAACCAGGTCGCCCGGCACTCCTCGCCCAAGGGGATCACCGAGGAGGGGGCCATCGGCTGGTTCGAGTTCCGGGAGACGACCGAGGGCTGGGACGTCACCGCCCGCTACCGCACCACGCTGGTGGACATCCCGTCCGAGGTGGAGCCCGGGGAGAAGGTCCCGGACGGGGCGGTCGTGGACCACCGGCTCGTGGACGTGCAGCGGGTGCTCGACGAGCCGGGCGACCTGTCCGAGGAGCGGCTCGCCCGCTACCGGCTGGCCGCCGACCGGACCCGCGGCTTCCTCTACAACCGGGGAGCACCCGGCGGCGACGGCCTGGAGCCGCTCTCCCTGGGTGAGTGA
- the rpsM gene encoding 30S ribosomal protein S13, which produces MARVSGVDIPREKRVEIALTYVFGIGRTLSQQTLAATGVDPNTRVRDLSEEQLVAIREYVDNNIKTEGDLRREIQADIRRKVEIGTYQGLRHRRGLPVRGQRTSTNARTRKGPRRAIAGKKKPGKK; this is translated from the coding sequence ATGGCACGCGTTTCCGGTGTTGACATCCCGCGCGAAAAGCGCGTGGAGATCGCCCTCACCTACGTGTTCGGTATCGGCCGGACCCTTTCGCAGCAGACGCTGGCCGCCACCGGCGTCGACCCGAACACCCGCGTCCGCGACCTCTCCGAGGAGCAGCTCGTCGCGATCCGCGAGTACGTCGACAACAACATCAAGACCGAGGGTGACCTCCGTCGCGAGATCCAGGCCGACATCCGCCGCAAGGTCGAGATCGGCACCTACCAGGGTCTGCGTCACCGTCGCGGTCTGCCCGTCCGCGGTCAGCGCACCAGCACCAACGCGCGTACCCGCAAGGGCCCGCGTCGCGCCATCGCCGGCAAGAAGAAGCCGGGCAAGAAGTAG
- the rplQ gene encoding 50S ribosomal protein L17 has product MPKPTKGARLGGSAAHEKLMLANLAKSLFEHGRITTTEAKARRLRPYAERLITKAKKGDLHNRRQVLQVITDKGIVHTLFTEIGPRYENRPGGYTRITKIGNRRGDNAPMAVIELVEALTVQQSAVGEAEAATKRAVKEDALKKDEAAEAKAEDAKAEDTKDEAAEAPAEESKDA; this is encoded by the coding sequence ATGCCGAAGCCCACCAAGGGTGCCCGTCTGGGCGGCAGCGCCGCGCACGAGAAGCTGATGCTCGCGAACCTCGCGAAGTCGCTCTTCGAGCACGGCCGCATCACCACCACCGAGGCGAAGGCCCGCCGCCTGCGCCCGTACGCCGAGCGTCTGATCACCAAGGCGAAGAAGGGCGACCTTCACAACCGCCGTCAGGTGCTCCAGGTCATCACGGACAAGGGCATCGTCCACACGCTCTTCACCGAGATCGGCCCGCGGTACGAGAACCGTCCCGGTGGCTACACCCGCATCACCAAGATCGGTAACCGCCGTGGCGACAACGCGCCCATGGCCGTCATCGAGCTGGTCGAGGCGCTGACGGTGCAGCAGTCGGCGGTCGGCGAGGCCGAGGCCGCGACCAAGCGCGCGGTCAAGGAAGACGCCCTCAAGAAGGACGAGGCCGCCGAGGCCAAGGCCGAGGACGCCAAGGCCGAGGACACCAAGGACGAGGCCGCCGAGGCCCCGGCCGAGGAGTCGAAGGACGCCTGA
- the rpsK gene encoding 30S ribosomal protein S11, with product MDAPKGRQGAAKKVRRKEKKNVAHGHAHIKSTFNNTIVSITDPSGNVISWASAGHVGFKGSRKSTPFAAQMAAESAARRAQEHGMRKVDVFVKGPGSGRETAIRSLQATGLEVGSIQDVTPTPHNGCRPPKRRRV from the coding sequence ATAGATGCCCCCAAGGGTCGTCAGGGCGCTGCCAAGAAGGTGCGCCGCAAGGAAAAGAAGAACGTCGCTCACGGCCACGCGCACATCAAGAGCACGTTCAACAACACGATCGTCTCGATCACGGACCCGTCCGGCAACGTGATCTCCTGGGCCTCCGCCGGCCACGTCGGCTTCAAGGGCTCCCGGAAGTCCACGCCGTTCGCCGCGCAGATGGCCGCCGAGTCGGCCGCCCGCCGCGCCCAGGAGCACGGCATGCGCAAGGTCGACGTGTTCGTCAAGGGCCCGGGCTCCGGTCGTGAGACCGCGATCCGCTCCCTGCAGGCCACGGGCCTCGAGGTCGGCTCCATCCAGGACGTCACCCCGACCCCGCACAACGGCTGCCGCCCGCCGAAGCGCCGCCGCGTCTGA